From Pusillibacter faecalis, one genomic window encodes:
- a CDS encoding TRAP transporter large permease, whose product MSIGVILFVCLIVLLLGGIPIAACIGGAAVVAMLAADLPLLNFASKVYASVNSFTLMAIPFFMLAGSLMATGGMSRRLIRLASALVGWITGGLTHVMILASAFFAALSGSAPATCAAIGGMMIPEMEKKGFPPEFSAGVQCVAGTIGPIIPPSIPMVVYAISAGVSVGEIFAGGFIPGIIFAVCLMIVSGWICKKKGFGMESKTEFDAHEVWVAFKDSIWALLVPVIVLGGIYSGVFTPTEAGAVASVYGLFAGFFIYRELSWKDLKKILMDTAANTSLVLLIIGCAGAFTWVLTIQGIATAIGGWFAAVSSGKIIFMALTILLLLFMGCFMECCASVLMVVPILLPVAQSLGIDPVYFGVIVVMTLSLGMATPPVGEDLYIAASIAGIKFEQEVKYVMPLVGAAILAIAICAALPGLVMFLPNLFYG is encoded by the coding sequence ATGTCCATTGGAGTGATTCTGTTTGTCTGTTTGATTGTTTTGCTGCTGGGCGGCATCCCGATTGCCGCCTGCATTGGAGGCGCGGCGGTTGTGGCGATGCTGGCCGCAGACCTCCCCCTGCTGAACTTTGCCTCAAAAGTCTATGCCAGTGTGAATAGCTTTACCTTGATGGCAATTCCGTTTTTCATGCTGGCCGGGTCGCTGATGGCGACAGGCGGCATGTCCAGGCGGCTGATCCGGCTGGCCAGCGCGCTGGTGGGCTGGATTACGGGAGGACTGACTCACGTGATGATCCTGGCCTCTGCCTTTTTCGCCGCTCTGTCTGGCTCCGCGCCGGCTACTTGCGCGGCCATCGGCGGGATGATGATTCCGGAGATGGAGAAGAAGGGGTTCCCACCGGAGTTCTCCGCCGGTGTGCAGTGCGTGGCGGGAACGATTGGCCCGATTATTCCGCCCAGCATTCCCATGGTGGTGTATGCCATCAGTGCAGGCGTATCTGTTGGTGAGATTTTTGCCGGAGGCTTTATTCCTGGCATTATTTTTGCCGTCTGCCTGATGATAGTCTCCGGCTGGATCTGTAAGAAAAAGGGCTTTGGCATGGAGAGTAAGACCGAGTTCGACGCCCACGAGGTCTGGGTGGCGTTCAAGGACTCCATATGGGCGCTTTTGGTGCCGGTGATTGTTCTGGGCGGAATTTACAGCGGCGTATTTACACCAACGGAGGCTGGCGCGGTGGCGTCCGTGTATGGACTCTTTGCTGGCTTTTTCATCTACCGGGAGCTGTCCTGGAAGGACCTGAAAAAGATTTTGATGGACACGGCTGCCAATACCTCTCTGGTGCTGCTGATTATCGGCTGCGCCGGCGCCTTTACCTGGGTACTTACCATTCAAGGAATCGCAACGGCGATTGGCGGTTGGTTTGCGGCAGTTTCCAGCGGAAAGATCATCTTTATGGCGCTGACGATCCTGCTCCTGCTGTTCATGGGATGCTTCATGGAATGCTGTGCGTCTGTGCTGATGGTCGTGCCGATCCTTCTGCCCGTTGCACAGTCACTTGGCATTGATCCGGTATATTTTGGTGTCATTGTTGTGATGACGCTGTCCCTTGGCATGGCAACTCCGCCTGTAGGCGAGGACCTGTACATTGCGGCCAGCATTGCGGGCATCAAGTTTGAGCAGGAGGTTAAATACGTCATGCCTCTTGTGGGAGCCGCAATTCTGGCAATTGCCATCTGCGCGGCGCTGCCTGGACTTGTGATGTTTCTGCCGAATCTGTTTTATGGTTGA
- the rlmB gene encoding 23S rRNA (guanosine(2251)-2'-O)-methyltransferase RlmB, whose translation MEQRRKDDLTAEADGIIEGRNAVIEALRAGESIDKIYLQKGEADKTLGHIASKARGLGIVVVEADRRKLDGMSRTHAHQGVIALAAVRQYVSVDALLDRAAAKGEPPLLVICDEISDPHNLGAILRTAECAGAHGLIIPKRRSAGLTAVVAKTSAGAVAHLPVARVPNIPSVLKELKKRGIWVFGTAADGGTSLYDADLKGPAAIVIGSEGSGMTRLTAETCDFLVSIPMRGKLNSLNASAAAAILLYEAVRQRR comes from the coding sequence ATGGAGCAACGCAGAAAAGACGATCTTACCGCCGAGGCGGATGGCATCATTGAGGGCCGCAATGCCGTGATTGAAGCGCTCCGAGCCGGCGAGAGCATTGATAAAATTTACCTGCAAAAAGGTGAGGCCGACAAGACGCTGGGCCATATTGCTTCCAAGGCACGGGGGTTGGGCATTGTGGTGGTGGAGGCGGACAGGCGCAAGCTGGATGGTATGAGCCGCACCCATGCCCACCAGGGAGTCATCGCCCTGGCTGCGGTGCGGCAGTATGTGAGTGTGGACGCCTTGCTGGACCGGGCCGCCGCAAAGGGAGAGCCTCCTCTTCTGGTGATTTGCGATGAGATCTCCGACCCCCATAATCTGGGGGCGATTCTCCGCACCGCCGAGTGTGCCGGCGCTCATGGCCTGATTATCCCCAAGCGCCGCAGCGCCGGACTGACAGCGGTGGTGGCCAAGACCTCCGCCGGCGCGGTGGCCCATCTGCCGGTGGCCCGGGTGCCCAATATCCCGTCAGTGCTGAAGGAATTGAAGAAGCGGGGAATCTGGGTATTCGGCACTGCGGCGGACGGCGGCACCTCCCTCTATGACGCAGATCTCAAGGGGCCTGCCGCCATCGTCATCGGCAGTGAGGGCAGCGGCATGACGCGCCTGACTGCCGAGACCTGCGATTTCCTGGTCAGTATTCCCATGCGGGGAAAGCTGAATTCCCTCAATGCCAGTGCCGCCGCTGCAATTCTTTTGTACGAGGCGGTGCGCCAGCGCCGGTGA
- a CDS encoding thiamine pyrophosphate-dependent enzyme — MKTIYERPKIFTDAVTTYCGGCGHGIVGKLIAELIDEMGLQDNGIMVWPIGCSCLSDRYYNMDMMMALHGRAPAAATGIKRADPSKFVMVYQGDGDLVSEGMAEIMHAAIRGEKFTVIFINNAIYGMTGAQMAPTTLLGQTASTAPAPTGRMTDNSGYPVKMAEIMAQLPGVCYSERVTVNTPARINACKKALKKAFELQLAGQGMGFVEVLSPCPTGWSMSPVKSLEWIDEKMVEIYPLGVLKDTTKEGAQA; from the coding sequence TTGAAGACGATTTACGAGAGACCGAAGATTTTTACGGATGCGGTGACGACTTACTGCGGCGGCTGCGGCCACGGCATCGTGGGCAAGCTGATCGCGGAGCTGATTGACGAGATGGGGTTGCAGGATAACGGGATCATGGTGTGGCCGATTGGATGCTCCTGTCTGTCGGACCGCTACTATAACATGGACATGATGATGGCCCTGCACGGCAGAGCTCCCGCTGCGGCCACCGGCATCAAGCGGGCAGACCCCAGCAAGTTTGTCATGGTCTACCAGGGCGACGGTGATCTGGTATCCGAGGGTATGGCGGAGATTATGCACGCTGCCATCCGCGGGGAGAAGTTCACGGTCATCTTCATCAACAATGCCATTTACGGCATGACCGGCGCCCAGATGGCGCCCACGACGCTGCTGGGGCAGACGGCCTCCACGGCGCCGGCTCCCACGGGGCGGATGACGGACAACTCCGGCTATCCGGTGAAGATGGCGGAAATTATGGCACAGCTGCCAGGCGTTTGCTACAGTGAGCGGGTAACGGTGAACACCCCTGCCCGCATCAACGCCTGCAAGAAGGCGCTGAAGAAGGCATTTGAGCTGCAGCTGGCTGGTCAGGGGATGGGTTTTGTGGAGGTACTCTCCCCCTGTCCCACCGGCTGGAGCATGTCTCCGGTAAAGTCCCTGGAGTGGATTGACGAAAAGATGGTAGAGATCTATCCTCTGGGCGTTTTGAAGGATACCACGAAGGAAGGTGCACAGGCATGA
- a CDS encoding polysaccharide deacetylase family protein: protein MRKMPVLLTFDVDGEMIWRCRDPENADRPVTLSLGHYGLDRGLPRILKVLKKYDAPATFFVPGMTAEMFPYTLTSILDEGIHEIGHHSYSHTYPDKFPSKEAEAEDYERASRIIEPVVGHKLKGYRSPAWEFSRNTLDILKDMGIEYSSNMMGTDCLQPLEIFGEKSNIIEVPIHWILDDAAFWLYSVRIQGKCMQPLSAVEDCWIKEFDGLYEEFMDEVDSGVDSDIVFVLTCHPQIIGRPSRMMVLENVIKHIHSCPNVEFVTMGQAVADYKKRHGLA from the coding sequence ATGAGGAAGATGCCGGTGTTGCTGACCTTTGATGTGGATGGAGAGATGATTTGGCGCTGTAGAGACCCGGAAAATGCGGATCGCCCGGTCACACTGTCTCTGGGCCACTATGGGTTGGACCGTGGCCTGCCACGTATTTTGAAGGTTTTGAAGAAGTATGATGCGCCTGCGACTTTCTTTGTGCCAGGTATGACTGCGGAGATGTTTCCTTACACGCTGACCAGTATTCTGGACGAGGGGATTCATGAGATTGGTCACCATAGCTACAGCCATACCTATCCAGACAAGTTCCCCAGCAAGGAGGCCGAGGCGGAGGACTATGAGCGGGCCAGCAGGATCATTGAGCCTGTAGTTGGCCATAAGCTCAAAGGTTATCGCTCTCCTGCCTGGGAGTTCAGCCGCAATACCCTGGATATTTTAAAGGACATGGGGATTGAGTATTCCAGCAATATGATGGGCACAGACTGCCTGCAGCCGTTGGAGATTTTTGGAGAGAAGTCCAATATCATCGAGGTACCGATTCATTGGATTTTGGATGATGCGGCATTCTGGCTGTACAGCGTGAGAATCCAGGGTAAGTGCATGCAGCCTCTGTCCGCCGTGGAGGACTGCTGGATCAAGGAGTTCGACGGGCTGTATGAGGAATTCATGGATGAAGTGGACAGCGGCGTTGACTCTGATATCGTGTTCGTGCTGACCTGTCATCCCCAGATTATTGGACGGCCCTCCAGGATGATGGTTCTGGAAAACGTGATCAAGCACATTCACTCCTGCCCGAATGTAGAATTTGTCACGATGGGGCAGGCAGTTGCAGATTATAAGAAGCGTCACGGCCTGGCCTGA
- a CDS encoding 2-oxoacid:acceptor oxidoreductase family protein, with product MKYELLFSGIGGQGVITLGETLCDAAIKAGYNVTFVPFYGQEKRGGRTMCNIVISDGVESPIISEANIMLIFDERSLGDYQELMDPDGTLILNSSMIDLEPTCQCGQLKKVPFNEIAQELGNPKTANVVALGYIAKLLPEVPYDIIAAEVEKSFAAKPKLIPINLEALRKGYELNEG from the coding sequence ATGAAATACGAGCTGTTGTTTTCCGGCATCGGCGGGCAGGGTGTCATTACCCTGGGAGAGACGCTGTGCGACGCTGCCATCAAGGCCGGCTACAATGTGACGTTTGTCCCGTTTTACGGGCAGGAAAAGCGTGGCGGACGGACGATGTGCAACATTGTGATTTCGGATGGAGTGGAGAGCCCGATTATCTCCGAGGCGAACATCATGCTGATTTTCGACGAGCGGTCTCTGGGGGATTATCAGGAGCTGATGGACCCCGACGGAACGCTGATCCTGAACAGCTCCATGATCGATTTGGAGCCCACCTGTCAGTGCGGACAGCTCAAGAAAGTGCCCTTCAATGAGATTGCCCAGGAGCTGGGCAATCCCAAGACCGCCAACGTGGTGGCGCTGGGGTACATCGCAAAGCTCCTGCCGGAAGTTCCCTATGATATCATTGCAGCGGAAGTAGAGAAGTCCTTTGCTGCCAAGCCCAAGCTGATTCCCATCAACTTGGAGGCGCTTCGCAAGGGCTACGAGCTAAACGAGGGCTGA
- the vorB gene encoding 3-methyl-2-oxobutanoate dehydrogenase subunit VorB yields the protein MAKVFMQGNQAMAESAIRAGCKLFFGYPITPSSEVPEYYAKAMVERPEENITFIQAETEVSAFNMVAGAVATGHRAMTATSGPGFSLGQEAMSYMSAADLPAVIVEIMRAGPADGEILAAQGDYFQAVKGGGHGDYNNLVLAPYSVQEYCDMIQESFELAEKYHNPVILLSDATIAKMRESVELPGYVEQKNPAEKYNALRGCGSQEPHKVVTCGDGPIQWGAFNDRLQEKYQRIRENEKRFESYYIDDADIILVAYGSMARVCVSAMNMARAEGRKVGMIRPISLWPFPDIAFEGITGKKFLVCELSAGQMVEDVKLSVENKRDVSFFGKLGGTTPSPKVILAEIRKMG from the coding sequence ATGGCTAAGGTATTTATGCAGGGCAACCAGGCAATGGCGGAATCCGCCATTCGCGCCGGGTGCAAGTTGTTTTTTGGCTATCCCATTACTCCCTCCAGTGAGGTGCCGGAGTACTACGCAAAGGCAATGGTGGAGCGTCCAGAGGAGAACATTACATTTATCCAGGCGGAGACGGAGGTTTCCGCGTTCAACATGGTGGCCGGCGCGGTGGCCACGGGCCATCGGGCAATGACAGCCACCTCCGGCCCGGGCTTTTCCCTGGGCCAGGAGGCCATGAGCTACATGTCCGCAGCAGACCTGCCGGCGGTGATTGTGGAGATCATGCGGGCAGGCCCGGCCGACGGAGAAATCCTAGCCGCCCAGGGCGATTACTTCCAGGCCGTCAAGGGCGGAGGGCACGGCGACTACAATAATCTGGTGCTGGCGCCCTACTCTGTGCAGGAGTACTGCGACATGATTCAGGAGAGCTTTGAGCTGGCGGAGAAGTATCATAACCCCGTGATTCTCCTCAGCGACGCAACGATTGCCAAGATGCGTGAGTCTGTGGAGTTGCCTGGCTATGTGGAGCAGAAGAATCCAGCCGAGAAATATAACGCGCTGCGGGGCTGCGGCAGCCAGGAGCCCCACAAGGTTGTCACCTGTGGAGACGGCCCCATCCAGTGGGGCGCCTTCAATGACCGGCTCCAGGAAAAGTATCAGCGCATCCGGGAGAACGAGAAGCGCTTTGAGAGCTATTACATAGACGATGCGGACATCATTCTGGTGGCCTACGGCTCGATGGCCCGGGTGTGCGTGAGTGCCATGAACATGGCCCGGGCAGAGGGGAGGAAGGTCGGCATGATCCGTCCGATTTCCCTGTGGCCCTTCCCCGATATCGCCTTTGAGGGCATTACCGGAAAGAAATTCCTGGTATGCGAGCTGAGCGCTGGCCAGATGGTAGAGGACGTGAAGCTGTCGGTTGAGAACAAGCGGGATGTGAGCTTCTTCGGAAAGCTTGGCGGTACGACGCCCTCTCCGAAGGTAATCCTGGCTGAGATTCGGAAAATGGGGTGA
- a CDS encoding TRAP transporter substrate-binding protein, translating to MKKWTARILAMLMILALVGCGGDSGSTDESGGSDGETLQLTLSLAQDTENPVYLGAVYFADRLKELSGGTMETTVHPNSALGGEEEIVEMQSYGDSITFSLPSGYTLQKYTPAMYAADFYFQFENYDQVWAFYDGAYGDYVKESLDGTGLVVTSFWDNGFRNLTTTNREVHTAGDLKGVKLRVMSAETHMAAWQAIGAAATPIAYSEIYSSLQQGVVEGQENPVFNIIGSRFQEVQKYLILTRHVHDPSPFIISGTAWDSWSEEQRQWVTQASEEAAEYMRAEAAEMENAKIQELQDAGMTVIELTEEERQTFVDAVDGVAEQFRDEMGEEAWELYQTCITEAQG from the coding sequence ATGAAGAAATGGACTGCACGAATTCTGGCAATGCTCATGATCCTGGCTCTGGTCGGCTGCGGTGGAGATTCCGGCAGCACCGATGAGAGCGGCGGCTCAGACGGCGAGACACTTCAGCTGACCTTATCCCTGGCGCAGGATACAGAAAACCCCGTGTATCTTGGGGCGGTATATTTTGCGGATCGCCTGAAGGAGCTCAGCGGTGGCACCATGGAGACTACCGTACACCCAAACTCTGCCTTGGGAGGCGAGGAAGAGATCGTGGAGATGCAGTCATATGGCGATTCGATCACGTTTTCACTTCCCTCCGGTTATACCCTTCAGAAATATACGCCCGCCATGTATGCTGCGGATTTCTATTTCCAGTTTGAAAACTACGATCAGGTTTGGGCGTTTTACGATGGCGCATATGGCGATTATGTCAAGGAATCTCTGGACGGAACCGGTCTGGTGGTAACAAGTTTCTGGGACAATGGCTTCCGGAATCTGACCACAACAAACCGGGAGGTACATACAGCCGGGGATCTGAAGGGCGTGAAGCTGCGTGTCATGAGCGCGGAGACCCATATGGCCGCTTGGCAGGCCATTGGAGCCGCGGCCACGCCAATTGCCTATTCCGAGATCTACAGTTCCCTGCAGCAGGGCGTTGTGGAAGGACAGGAAAATCCGGTATTCAACATCATTGGAAGCCGTTTTCAGGAGGTGCAGAAATATCTGATTCTCACGCGGCATGTCCATGACCCCTCCCCATTTATCATCAGTGGAACCGCATGGGACAGCTGGAGTGAAGAGCAGCGCCAATGGGTGACACAGGCCAGCGAGGAGGCGGCGGAATATATGCGCGCCGAAGCAGCTGAAATGGAAAATGCGAAGATTCAGGAGCTGCAGGACGCAGGCATGACGGTGATTGAGCTGACGGAGGAGGAGCGGCAGACCTTTGTGGACGCGGTGGACGGCGTTGCCGAGCAGTTCCGGGATGAGATGGGAGAGGAAGCCTGGGAACTGTATCAAACGTGCATCACAGAGGCACAGGGCTGA
- a CDS encoding C-terminal binding protein, producing MKIVITDCSWGSYDVEKQHLPKDAEVVCTQILTEEEVIETCKGAVATLSEYAPFTRRVLEQLPDLKIIANSAMGVDNIDLDAAKELGIAVTNVPDYCFDEVAEHAMALILSTLRNIPGYNEKVRKEKKWDFADAPKLYRINGMTMGLIGCGRIPRKAAVMAKGFGMKLVGYDPYLPKEVAEEFGIEMMPMERLAEVSDVILSHVPLMPSTEKMVGKNLFDHVKKQPIFVNTSRGGTVDHDALCDALESGAVRAAALDVVDEEPANFASRIFKYDNVIFTPHAAFYSETALEEVRRRSAENVTHFLAGEGDINYVVKPQ from the coding sequence ATGAAAATAGTCATTACAGACTGCAGCTGGGGCAGCTATGACGTGGAAAAGCAGCACCTGCCCAAGGATGCGGAGGTGGTCTGCACCCAGATTCTGACAGAGGAAGAGGTCATTGAGACCTGCAAGGGAGCGGTGGCCACGCTGTCTGAGTACGCGCCGTTCACCCGCCGCGTTTTGGAGCAGTTGCCGGATCTGAAGATCATTGCAAACTCCGCCATGGGCGTGGATAACATTGACCTGGATGCGGCCAAGGAACTGGGGATTGCAGTGACCAATGTACCGGATTACTGCTTTGACGAGGTGGCAGAGCACGCCATGGCATTGATTCTCTCCACACTGCGCAACATCCCTGGATATAACGAAAAGGTCCGCAAGGAGAAGAAGTGGGATTTTGCGGACGCGCCCAAGCTCTACCGGATTAATGGCATGACCATGGGACTCATCGGCTGCGGCCGCATTCCCCGCAAGGCGGCGGTGATGGCCAAGGGTTTTGGCATGAAGCTGGTGGGATATGATCCGTATCTTCCCAAGGAAGTGGCAGAGGAGTTCGGCATTGAGATGATGCCGATGGAGCGGTTGGCTGAGGTCAGTGACGTTATTTTGAGCCATGTACCTCTCATGCCCAGTACGGAGAAGATGGTGGGCAAAAATCTCTTTGACCATGTGAAGAAGCAGCCGATTTTTGTCAATACATCCCGGGGAGGTACAGTGGATCACGACGCGCTGTGTGATGCTCTGGAGTCCGGTGCGGTGCGTGCTGCGGCTCTGGATGTGGTGGACGAGGAGCCCGCCAACTTTGCCAGCCGGATTTTTAAGTATGACAATGTCATTTTCACACCCCACGCCGCCTTCTATTCTGAGACGGCTCTGGAAGAGGTGCGCAGGCGCTCTGCGGAGAATGTGACGCATTTTCTTGCCGGTGAGGGAGATATCAATTACGTCGTAAAACCCCAGTAA
- a CDS encoding TRAP transporter small permease: MSENQKPTESRFILWRILEVLEKIFCIVPVVIMTVIVFAAVVCRYILRNPIGWSEEITLMCMTWCVFGAASYAFYHGINVGVTFLVDRIGGKHGAAIVQMVIHLATIVFFLVLLYTSSMTLMNVMGKYSTAAHIPLAVPYSALPVGCVMCILRLIEMMLDSLKSR; encoded by the coding sequence GTGTCTGAAAACCAGAAACCAACAGAATCCCGGTTTATACTCTGGAGAATTCTCGAGGTTTTGGAAAAAATCTTTTGTATTGTACCGGTCGTCATCATGACGGTGATTGTGTTCGCAGCGGTGGTATGCCGTTATATTCTGAGAAATCCGATTGGCTGGTCCGAGGAAATCACCCTGATGTGCATGACCTGGTGTGTATTTGGCGCCGCATCCTATGCGTTTTATCATGGCATTAACGTGGGTGTCACCTTTCTCGTCGACCGGATTGGCGGAAAGCATGGGGCTGCTATCGTTCAGATGGTCATTCATTTGGCTACCATCGTGTTTTTCCTGGTTCTCCTGTATACCAGCTCCATGACGCTGATGAACGTGATGGGAAAGTACAGCACAGCGGCGCATATTCCATTGGCTGTGCCATATTCTGCGCTTCCGGTGGGCTGTGTGATGTGCATCCTGCGGTTGATAGAAATGATGCTGGATTCGCTGAAATCCCGGTGA
- the fusA gene encoding elongation factor G: protein MSYSVQNIRNVCLLGHSGSGKTALAESLLLMTGAIDRMGRAADGNTVCDYDQEEIKRQISLSTAIAPLEYKGCRINLLDTPGAFDFAGEVMEALRAADAAIIVCSAKDGISVGLEKAWKYCEERNMPRFLYISKTDEENSDYNATFNALRERFGKKVAPVVVPIWDENKKVTGIIDVLNKRAYEMQNLKRTEIEIPADKVSVVTEFNDALKESVAETSEEFMDKFFGGEDFTYAEMIQGLRQGVRELSLFPVMCGSAINCLGSLMLMDDIVELLPNPAEGNYHKATKADGETEEFVVSPGGVPTAYVFKTISDQYGKYSFVKVLSGTITPDMPMTNARTGSTEKLGRLYTIRGKKTTEVKELTCGDIGAIAKMEKVKTGDTLCDARKVVALKQIPFAEPCYSVAIVPKTRGQEDKIAQGLNRLNEEDPSFSVTNNAETHQMVLSCAGDMQVDVLVSKLKSRFNVEAETQPTRVPYREKIRKTVQKQGRHKKQTGGSGQFGDVWIRFEPNPEAEEMEFAEEVFGGSVPKNFFPAVEKGLREACVHGPLAGYPVVNLKAVLYDGSYHPVDSSEIAFKTAAQLAYKAALPEANPVLLEPVGELKVTVPDSYMGDVIGDLNKRRGRVMGMDPTGDGDQVITAEVPMAEMGSYAIDLRAMTQSRGSFTFHFVRYEDCPPAAQEKAIAEAKAEKE from the coding sequence ATGAGCTATTCAGTACAGAACATCCGCAATGTCTGCCTGCTGGGCCACAGCGGCAGCGGCAAGACCGCCCTGGCGGAGAGCTTGCTGCTTATGACCGGGGCCATTGACCGCATGGGGCGGGCAGCGGATGGCAATACCGTCTGCGACTACGACCAGGAGGAGATTAAGCGGCAGATTTCCCTGTCCACCGCCATCGCGCCGCTGGAGTACAAGGGATGCCGCATCAACCTGCTGGACACCCCCGGCGCCTTTGATTTCGCCGGCGAGGTGATGGAGGCCCTGCGGGCCGCCGACGCCGCGATTATCGTCTGCTCCGCCAAGGACGGGATTTCTGTCGGGTTGGAGAAGGCGTGGAAATACTGCGAGGAGCGGAATATGCCGCGCTTCCTTTATATCTCCAAGACGGATGAGGAGAACAGTGACTATAACGCCACCTTTAACGCCCTGCGGGAGCGTTTTGGCAAGAAGGTTGCCCCGGTGGTGGTGCCGATCTGGGATGAGAATAAGAAGGTCACAGGCATTATCGATGTGCTGAACAAGCGAGCCTATGAGATGCAGAACCTGAAGAGGACGGAGATTGAAATTCCCGCCGACAAGGTGAGTGTGGTGACGGAATTTAACGACGCACTGAAGGAGTCCGTGGCGGAGACCAGCGAGGAGTTCATGGATAAATTCTTCGGCGGAGAGGATTTCACTTACGCTGAGATGATTCAGGGCCTGCGCCAGGGCGTGCGGGAACTAAGCCTGTTTCCGGTGATGTGCGGCTCCGCCATCAACTGCCTGGGAAGCTTGATGCTGATGGACGATATTGTGGAGCTGCTGCCTAATCCCGCCGAGGGCAACTATCACAAGGCCACCAAGGCTGACGGCGAGACAGAGGAGTTCGTGGTCTCTCCCGGCGGCGTGCCCACGGCCTATGTATTCAAGACCATCTCTGACCAGTACGGCAAGTACTCTTTTGTAAAGGTACTCTCCGGCACCATCACTCCCGATATGCCCATGACCAACGCACGCACCGGCAGCACGGAAAAGCTGGGCCGCCTGTACACCATCCGGGGCAAGAAGACCACTGAGGTGAAAGAGCTGACCTGCGGCGACATCGGAGCCATCGCCAAGATGGAAAAGGTCAAGACCGGCGATACCCTGTGCGATGCCCGCAAGGTGGTGGCCCTCAAGCAGATTCCCTTTGCAGAGCCGTGCTATTCTGTGGCCATCGTACCCAAGACCCGGGGCCAGGAGGATAAGATCGCCCAGGGGCTGAACCGCTTGAACGAGGAGGACCCCTCCTTCTCTGTCACCAACAACGCCGAGACGCATCAGATGGTTCTCTCCTGCGCCGGCGACATGCAGGTGGACGTGCTGGTAAGCAAGCTCAAGAGCCGCTTCAACGTGGAGGCGGAGACCCAGCCCACCCGTGTGCCCTATCGGGAGAAGATCCGCAAGACCGTACAGAAGCAGGGCCGCCACAAGAAGCAAACTGGCGGCAGTGGCCAATTCGGAGATGTGTGGATTCGATTCGAGCCCAACCCGGAGGCGGAGGAGATGGAGTTTGCCGAGGAGGTCTTTGGCGGCTCCGTACCCAAGAACTTCTTCCCTGCGGTGGAAAAGGGCCTGCGGGAGGCATGCGTCCACGGCCCGCTGGCGGGCTATCCGGTGGTGAACCTGAAAGCCGTTTTGTACGATGGCTCCTACCACCCAGTGGACTCCTCTGAAATTGCCTTTAAGACCGCCGCGCAGCTGGCCTACAAGGCCGCCTTGCCGGAGGCCAACCCTGTGCTGTTGGAGCCTGTGGGCGAACTGAAGGTCACGGTGCCTGATAGCTACATGGGTGACGTCATCGGCGACCTCAACAAGCGCCGGGGCCGGGTGATGGGTATGGACCCCACCGGCGACGGCGACCAGGTGATTACCGCCGAGGTTCCCATGGCCGAGATGGGCAGCTATGCCATTGACCTGCGGGCCATGACGCAGAGCCGCGGCAGCTTCACCTTCCACTTTGTCCGTTATGAGGACTGTCCGCCGGCCGCCCAGGAAAAGGCGATTGCCGAAGCGAAAGCTGAAAAAGAGTAA
- a CDS encoding 4Fe-4S dicluster domain-containing protein: MNLVKIDFDRCKECGYCIKFCPKGVLSKGTKVNKKGYYPPVVGEGCIACGTCARVCPDTAISVYKDE; encoded by the coding sequence ATGAATTTGGTAAAGATTGATTTTGACCGCTGCAAAGAGTGTGGCTATTGCATCAAGTTCTGCCCGAAAGGGGTCTTGAGCAAAGGCACAAAGGTCAACAAAAAGGGCTATTATCCGCCGGTGGTGGGAGAGGGCTGCATTGCCTGCGGCACCTGCGCCCGGGTCTGCCCGGATACGGCAATCTCAGTGTACAAAGATGAGTGA